Proteins encoded in a region of the Streptomyces akebiae genome:
- the trxB gene encoding thioredoxin-disulfide reductase, producing MSTSTDVREVIVIGSGPAGYTAALYTARAELKPLVFGGAIFVGGALTTTTEVENFPGFPEGVDGPVLMENMRAQAERFGAEMVDDDIVEVDLTGDIKTVTDTAGTVHRAKAVIVATGSGYRKLGLPKEDELSGRGVSWCATCDGFFFRDRDIVVVGGGDTAMEEATFLTRFARSVTVVHRRSTLRASQVMQNRAFADDKISFAFDSEIAEIKEKDGKLAGVVLRDAFTGKTRDLDVTGLFIAVGHDPRTELFKGQLDLDSEGYLKVASPSTRTSIPGVFGAGDVVDHTYRQAITAAGSGCAAALDAERYLAALTDAPEPAAAVAAV from the coding sequence ATGAGCACGAGCACGGACGTCCGCGAGGTCATCGTCATAGGCTCCGGCCCCGCCGGATACACCGCCGCCCTCTACACCGCCCGCGCCGAACTCAAGCCGCTCGTCTTCGGCGGCGCGATCTTCGTCGGCGGGGCCCTGACCACGACCACCGAGGTCGAGAACTTCCCCGGTTTCCCCGAGGGCGTCGACGGCCCGGTCCTCATGGAGAACATGCGGGCCCAGGCCGAACGCTTCGGCGCCGAGATGGTCGACGACGACATCGTCGAGGTCGACCTGACCGGGGACATCAAGACCGTCACGGACACCGCGGGCACGGTCCACCGCGCGAAGGCCGTGATCGTCGCGACCGGGTCCGGCTACCGCAAGCTCGGCCTACCCAAGGAGGACGAGCTGTCCGGGCGGGGCGTGTCCTGGTGCGCCACCTGCGACGGCTTCTTCTTCCGCGACCGCGACATCGTGGTCGTCGGCGGTGGCGACACCGCCATGGAGGAAGCCACCTTCCTCACCCGCTTCGCCCGCTCGGTCACCGTCGTCCATCGCCGCTCCACCCTGCGTGCCTCGCAGGTCATGCAGAACCGCGCCTTCGCCGACGACAAGATCTCCTTCGCCTTCGACAGCGAGATCGCCGAGATCAAGGAGAAGGACGGCAAGCTCGCCGGCGTCGTGCTGCGCGACGCCTTCACCGGCAAGACCCGCGACCTGGACGTGACCGGCCTGTTCATCGCGGTCGGCCACGACCCGCGCACCGAGCTCTTCAAAGGCCAGCTGGATCTGGACTCCGAGGGCTACCTGAAGGTCGCCTCGCCGTCGACGCGCACGAGCATCCCCGGCGTCTTCGGTGCGGGCGACGTCGTCGACCACACCTATCGGCAGGCCATCACCGCGGCCGGCTCCGGCTGCGCTGCGGCGCTGGATGCCGAGCGGTACCTCGCCGCCCTCACCGACGCACCCGAGCCGGCTGCGGCCGTCGCCGCCGTCTGA
- a CDS encoding arsenate reductase ArsC — protein sequence MSDKPSVLFVCVHNAGRSQMAAAWLTHLAGDRVEVRSAGSNPGAGVNPAAVEAMAEVGIDISAEVPKMLTVDAVKESDVCITMGCGDTCPVFPGKRYLDWQLEDPAGQGVEAVRPIRDEIKVLIEGLIKEIAPEPTS from the coding sequence ATGTCCGACAAGCCCTCCGTGCTCTTCGTCTGTGTCCACAACGCCGGCCGTTCCCAGATGGCCGCCGCGTGGCTGACCCACCTGGCCGGGGACCGTGTCGAGGTCCGTTCCGCCGGCTCCAACCCGGGCGCCGGCGTCAACCCGGCCGCGGTCGAGGCCATGGCCGAGGTCGGCATCGACATCTCAGCCGAGGTGCCGAAGATGCTCACCGTGGACGCGGTGAAGGAGTCTGACGTCTGCATCACCATGGGCTGCGGCGACACCTGCCCGGTCTTCCCGGGCAAGCGGTACCTGGACTGGCAGCTGGAGGACCCGGCGGGCCAGGGCGTCGAGGCCGTACGTCCGATCCGGGACGAGATCAAGGTGCTCATCGAGGGCTTGATCAAGGAGATCGCGCCGGAGCCGACCTCATGA
- a CDS encoding ArsR/SmtB family transcription factor: MMTSVDTDLMRVLADPLRLQIVTLLAKETLCSTHLIEETGAKQTNVSNHLRVLREAGVVETEPCGRYTYYRLRPDVIAQLAGQFADLAESARNAAENKRACP, translated from the coding sequence ATGATGACGTCAGTCGACACTGATCTGATGCGAGTCCTCGCCGACCCGCTCCGCCTCCAGATCGTCACCCTCCTCGCCAAGGAGACGCTCTGCTCCACGCACCTGATCGAAGAGACCGGTGCGAAGCAGACCAACGTCTCCAACCACCTGAGAGTGCTGCGCGAGGCCGGGGTTGTCGAGACAGAACCGTGCGGCCGGTACACGTACTACCGGCTGCGCCCGGACGTCATCGCCCAGCTCGCAGGCCAGTTCGCTGATCTGGCCGAATCCGCTCGCAATGCCGCCGAGAACAAGAGGGCCTGCCCGTGA
- the arsB gene encoding ACR3 family arsenite efflux transporter, with protein MTPTETAATTEESSVVAKLSTLDRFLAVWILLAMALGLGLGRLIPGLNDALAKVEIGGISLPIAVGLLIMMYPVLAKVRYDKLDAVTGDRKLMVSSLVINWIVGPAVMFALAWIFLPDLPEYRTGLIIVGLARCIAMVIIWNDLACGDREAAAVLVALNSVFQVLAFGLLGWFYLDILPGWLNLGDGEHLDISMWKIALNVVIFLGIPLLAGFLTRRIGEKKLGQEKYESNFLPKIGPWALYGLLFTIVILFALQGKTITSQPLDVARIALPLLVYFAIMWFGTFALGKVIGLAYDRTATLAFTAAGNNFELAIAVAIATFGVTSGQALSGVVGPLIEVPVLVALVYVSLAWRRKFSAAQQLTPARQEG; from the coding sequence GTGACCCCCACCGAAACAGCCGCGACCACCGAGGAGTCCTCGGTCGTCGCGAAGCTGTCGACGCTCGACCGCTTCCTCGCCGTATGGATCCTGCTCGCCATGGCCCTCGGTCTCGGCCTGGGCAGGCTCATCCCCGGCCTGAACGACGCCCTCGCCAAGGTCGAGATCGGAGGCATCTCCCTGCCGATCGCCGTCGGACTGCTGATCATGATGTATCCGGTCCTGGCCAAGGTCCGTTACGACAAGCTCGACGCCGTCACCGGCGACCGCAAGCTCATGGTCTCGTCGCTGGTCATCAACTGGATCGTCGGCCCAGCGGTGATGTTCGCACTGGCCTGGATCTTCCTGCCGGACCTGCCCGAGTACCGCACCGGCCTGATCATCGTCGGCCTGGCCCGCTGCATCGCCATGGTCATCATCTGGAACGACCTCGCCTGCGGCGACCGCGAGGCCGCGGCCGTCCTGGTCGCGCTGAACTCGGTCTTCCAGGTTCTGGCGTTCGGCCTGCTCGGCTGGTTCTACCTCGACATCCTGCCCGGCTGGCTCAACCTGGGCGACGGCGAGCACCTCGACATCTCCATGTGGAAGATCGCCCTGAACGTCGTCATCTTCCTCGGCATCCCGCTGCTGGCCGGGTTCCTCACCCGACGCATCGGCGAGAAGAAGCTCGGCCAGGAGAAGTACGAGTCCAACTTCCTTCCGAAGATCGGCCCCTGGGCCTTGTACGGACTGCTCTTCACGATCGTCATCCTCTTCGCCCTGCAGGGGAAGACGATCACCTCGCAGCCCCTCGACGTGGCCCGCATCGCGCTGCCGCTGCTGGTGTACTTCGCGATCATGTGGTTCGGCACCTTCGCCCTCGGCAAGGTCATCGGCCTCGCCTACGACCGCACCGCCACCCTCGCCTTCACCGCGGCCGGCAACAACTTCGAACTGGCGATCGCGGTCGCCATCGCCACCTTCGGCGTCACCTCCGGCCAGGCCCTGTCCGGCGTCGTCGGCCCGCTCATCGAGGTCCCCGTCCTGGTGGCGCTGGTGTACGTCTCCCTGGCCTGGCGGCGGAAGTTCAGCGCCGCCCAGCAGCTCACACCGGCACGGCAGGAGGGCTGA
- a CDS encoding DUF2180 family protein: MHCLDCYSGGRQTPAIGICRQCGAAACAQHVQVGQQSLTCTKPINRAVTIDPPVRRLLCRTCSAAHQAHADCCPQSANTARTP, translated from the coding sequence ATGCACTGCCTGGACTGTTACAGCGGTGGACGGCAGACACCGGCGATCGGCATCTGCCGCCAGTGCGGGGCAGCTGCCTGTGCCCAGCACGTCCAGGTGGGGCAGCAGTCCCTGACCTGCACCAAGCCGATCAACCGTGCGGTCACCATCGACCCGCCCGTACGACGGCTGCTGTGCCGGACCTGCTCCGCGGCCCACCAGGCGCACGCCGATTGCTGCCCCCAGTCCGCCAACACCGCCCGGACCCCGTGA
- a CDS encoding ArsO family NAD(P)H-dependent flavin-containing monooxygenase, with protein MTGGSRTQVVVIGGGQAGLAAGYHLRRLGVDFVILDAQSTPGGAWRHAWDSLRLFSPAAYSSLPGRPMPLQAGQTYPDAGHVVGYLTEYERRYDLPVHRPVRVTGVHHDGEFLRAETDAGVWRTRAVISATGTWWRPFLPAVPGRADFRGRQLHTVEYRSPHDFAGQRVVVVGGGNSGAQIAADLAYETELTWVTQRPPRFLADDIDGRALFDAATARRRALEEGRTDTGGVASLGDIVAVPPVREARDAGRLKAAPMFVRLDRDGVLWADGTRAPADAVIWCTGFRPALSHLASLGLRGVRGHIATEGTRAVDEPRVHLLGYGDWTGPASATLIGVGRPAREAARDIAGLLA; from the coding sequence GTGACCGGCGGCAGCCGTACGCAGGTGGTGGTGATCGGCGGCGGCCAGGCCGGGCTCGCCGCCGGCTACCACCTGCGCCGCCTCGGTGTGGACTTCGTCATCCTCGACGCCCAGTCCACGCCGGGCGGCGCCTGGCGGCACGCCTGGGACTCGCTGCGCCTGTTCTCCCCGGCCGCGTACTCGTCCCTGCCGGGTCGTCCGATGCCGCTACAGGCGGGGCAGACGTACCCGGACGCAGGCCATGTGGTCGGCTACCTGACCGAGTACGAGCGCCGTTACGACCTTCCGGTGCACCGCCCCGTACGCGTCACCGGGGTCCACCATGACGGTGAGTTCCTGCGTGCCGAGACGGACGCGGGCGTCTGGCGAACCCGGGCCGTCATCAGCGCCACCGGCACCTGGTGGCGCCCCTTCCTGCCCGCCGTCCCCGGCCGGGCGGACTTCCGCGGGCGACAGCTGCACACCGTCGAGTACCGCAGCCCACACGACTTCGCCGGACAGCGGGTCGTCGTGGTCGGCGGCGGCAACTCCGGCGCGCAGATCGCCGCCGACTTGGCGTACGAGACGGAGCTGACCTGGGTGACCCAGCGTCCGCCCCGCTTCCTCGCCGACGACATCGACGGCCGCGCCCTCTTCGACGCGGCCACCGCCCGCCGCCGCGCCCTCGAAGAGGGCCGCACCGACACGGGAGGCGTCGCGTCCCTGGGCGACATCGTCGCCGTACCGCCCGTACGGGAGGCCCGCGACGCCGGACGGCTGAAGGCGGCACCCATGTTCGTACGCCTCGACCGCGACGGAGTCCTCTGGGCCGACGGCACGCGGGCGCCGGCCGACGCGGTCATCTGGTGCACCGGCTTCCGCCCGGCGCTCTCCCACCTGGCATCGCTGGGACTGCGCGGGGTTCGCGGCCACATCGCCACCGAGGGAACGCGGGCCGTGGACGAGCCGAGGGTGCACCTGCTCGGCTACGGCGACTGGACCGGCCCCGCCTCCGCCACCCTCATCGGCGTCGGGCGTCCTGCCCGCGAAGCCGCCCGCGACATCGCCGGCCTACTCGCGTAG
- a CDS encoding ArsR/SmtB family transcription factor, protein MSNTKVLPLLDPGPSEAAAPCCPPLTERPFTAEEAETAARMFKALGDPVRLRLFSAVASHEGGEACVCDISDVGVSQPTVSHHLKKLKEAGLLTSERRGTWVYYRVEPSVLAAMGKLLTIAPAAV, encoded by the coding sequence ATGTCGAATACGAAGGTGCTGCCGCTGCTGGACCCTGGCCCCAGCGAGGCTGCGGCGCCGTGCTGCCCGCCGCTCACCGAGCGCCCGTTCACGGCGGAGGAGGCCGAGACTGCCGCGCGAATGTTCAAGGCGCTCGGCGACCCGGTACGACTGCGACTGTTCTCCGCCGTGGCCTCGCACGAGGGCGGTGAGGCGTGCGTGTGCGACATCTCCGACGTCGGCGTCTCGCAGCCGACCGTTTCCCATCACCTGAAGAAGCTCAAGGAGGCCGGGCTGCTCACCTCCGAGCGGCGCGGCACCTGGGTGTACTACCGGGTCGAGCCGTCGGTGCTTGCCGCGATGGGCAAGCTGCTGACCATCGCCCCGGCCGCGGTCTGA
- a CDS encoding flavin-containing monooxygenase: MEQVDVTVIGGGQSGLAAAHALHGQGLQPVVLEASERAAGSWPHYYDSLTLFSPARYSSLPGLPFGGDPDHYPHRDEVIAYLLRCADRLDAEIRTRTRVREVRLEGGTFTLDLEGGGQLAARAVIAATGAFGHPHQPDLPGLDTYTGTLLHAADYRAPEPFDGQRVVVVGAGNSAVQIAAELAGRARVTLAVRHPVRFARQRILGRDLHWWLARSGLDTLPAGRFLSAPPTQLVIDDGRYRAAVTSGRPDRRPVFTGIDGTKVTWADGSTEEVDAIALATGYRPDLGYLSPLGALDVTGHPRHREGMSLTHAGLAYVGLEWQRSLSSNSLRGVGRDAARAAQRIAAYLTRA; encoded by the coding sequence GTGGAACAGGTCGATGTCACGGTGATCGGTGGTGGCCAGTCCGGGCTGGCCGCCGCGCACGCCCTTCACGGGCAGGGGCTTCAGCCGGTGGTACTGGAGGCGTCGGAGCGGGCGGCAGGGTCGTGGCCGCACTACTACGACAGCCTCACCCTCTTCTCGCCGGCCCGGTACAGCTCCCTGCCCGGCCTGCCGTTCGGCGGCGACCCGGACCACTACCCGCACCGCGACGAGGTCATCGCTTATCTACTGCGTTGCGCTGACCGGCTGGACGCCGAGATCCGCACCCGGACACGGGTACGTGAAGTCCGCCTCGAAGGCGGCACGTTCACACTGGACCTGGAGGGCGGTGGGCAGCTGGCGGCGCGCGCCGTGATCGCGGCGACCGGCGCCTTCGGCCACCCCCACCAGCCGGACCTTCCGGGGCTGGATACCTACACCGGAACCTTGCTGCACGCCGCCGACTACCGCGCGCCCGAGCCGTTCGACGGGCAGCGGGTCGTGGTCGTCGGCGCCGGGAACTCCGCGGTGCAGATCGCCGCCGAGCTCGCCGGGCGGGCTCGGGTGACGCTCGCGGTGCGGCATCCGGTGCGGTTCGCCCGGCAGCGCATCCTGGGCCGGGACCTGCACTGGTGGCTGGCCCGCAGCGGGCTCGACACGCTGCCCGCCGGCCGGTTCCTTTCCGCGCCGCCGACCCAGCTGGTCATCGACGACGGCCGCTACCGGGCCGCCGTCACCTCCGGACGACCAGACCGGCGCCCGGTGTTCACCGGGATCGACGGCACCAAGGTCACCTGGGCCGACGGAAGCACGGAGGAGGTGGACGCCATCGCGCTGGCCACCGGCTACCGCCCCGACCTGGGCTACCTCTCCCCGCTAGGCGCCCTCGATGTCACAGGGCACCCTCGCCACCGGGAGGGGATGTCACTGACGCACGCAGGGCTAGCGTACGTCGGGCTGGAGTGGCAGCGCAGCCTGTCGTCGAACTCCCTGCGCGGGGTCGGAAGGGATGCAGCCCGGGCTGCGCAGCGCATCGCCGCCTACCTGACCCGCGCCTGA
- a CDS encoding NAD(P)-binding domain-containing protein has translation MNAPTTDQLPVVVVGAGPIGLAAAARLIERGLELLVLEAGPSAGTAVRAWSHVRLFSPWAEVTDPAAEKLLAPTGWVRPDGAAYPTGGDWAGKYLQPLADVLGDKVRYGATVTGVARAGRDRIVDSGRDEQPFTVHIQLADGREERITARAVIDASGTWSTPSPMGADGLPALGEKTAADRISYQVPDLGDPAVRARYAGKRTAVIGSGASAFTALAYLADLAKEEDGTHTAWILRRGIGASTYGGGEADELPARGALGLRAKAAVEAGHASAVTGFRTQSVERDGDRLILVAEDGRRLDPVDEAIVLTGFRPDLSFLSELRLGLDERLQAPTALAPLIDPNVHSCGTVYPHGVNELSHPEQGVYLVGMKSYGRAPTFLAMTGYEQVRSITAAIAGDQEAAERVELTLPETGVCGGAGLFDDPDAAQSSDGGGCCAAPATLQIGIGAPATTSGGC, from the coding sequence GTGAACGCGCCCACCACCGACCAGCTGCCCGTCGTGGTCGTCGGAGCCGGCCCGATCGGCCTGGCCGCCGCCGCCCGCCTCATCGAGCGCGGCCTCGAACTGCTCGTCCTAGAGGCCGGGCCGTCAGCCGGCACCGCCGTACGGGCCTGGTCGCACGTGCGGCTGTTCTCCCCCTGGGCCGAGGTCACCGACCCGGCGGCCGAGAAGCTCCTCGCCCCCACCGGCTGGGTCCGCCCGGACGGCGCCGCCTACCCCACCGGCGGCGACTGGGCCGGGAAGTACCTGCAGCCGCTCGCTGACGTCCTCGGCGACAAGGTCCGCTACGGCGCCACGGTCACCGGCGTCGCCCGCGCGGGCCGGGACCGCATCGTCGACTCCGGCCGCGACGAGCAGCCCTTCACCGTCCACATCCAGCTCGCCGACGGCCGCGAGGAGCGGATCACCGCCCGCGCCGTCATCGACGCCTCCGGCACCTGGTCCACCCCCAGCCCGATGGGCGCCGACGGCCTGCCCGCCCTCGGCGAGAAGACCGCCGCCGACCGCATCTCCTACCAGGTCCCCGACCTGGGCGACCCGGCCGTACGCGCCCGGTACGCGGGCAAGCGCACCGCCGTGATCGGCTCCGGTGCCTCCGCCTTCACCGCCCTCGCCTACCTCGCCGACCTGGCCAAGGAGGAAGACGGGACCCACACCGCGTGGATCCTGCGCCGGGGCATCGGCGCGAGCACCTACGGCGGTGGCGAGGCGGACGAGCTGCCCGCGCGCGGCGCCCTGGGGCTGCGCGCCAAGGCGGCCGTCGAGGCCGGCCACGCGAGCGCGGTCACCGGCTTCCGTACTCAGTCCGTGGAGCGCGACGGCGACCGGCTCATCCTCGTCGCCGAGGACGGCCGTCGCCTGGACCCGGTCGACGAGGCCATCGTCCTGACCGGCTTCCGTCCGGATCTGTCCTTCCTCTCCGAACTCCGCCTCGGTCTCGACGAGCGCCTCCAGGCACCCACCGCGCTGGCCCCGCTGATCGACCCGAACGTCCACTCTTGCGGCACGGTCTACCCGCACGGCGTGAACGAGCTCTCACACCCGGAGCAGGGCGTCTACCTGGTGGGCATGAAGTCCTACGGTCGTGCGCCCACGTTCCTCGCGATGACCGGCTACGAGCAGGTCCGCTCCATCACGGCGGCGATCGCCGGCGACCAGGAGGCCGCCGAGCGCGTCGAGCTGACCCTGCCGGAGACCGGTGTATGCGGCGGCGCGGGCCTGTTCGACGACCCCGACGCCGCCCAGAGCAGCGACGGCGGCGGCTGCTGCGCCGCCCCCGCCACCCTCCAGATCGGCATCGGCGCCCCGGCCACAACCTCCGGCGGCTGCTGA
- a CDS encoding ArsI/CadI family heavy metal resistance metalloenzyme: MTARVQLALRVPDLAASIAFYTKLFGTEPAKLRDGYANFAITEPPLKLVLIEGTADEATRMDHLGVEVETTEAVHAATARLGEAGLATDVENDTTCCYALQDKVWVHGPGQEPWEVYVVKADADSLAKQQGSTCCTGTAEADTGAKEPVAAGGCC; this comes from the coding sequence ATGACAGCCCGCGTACAGCTCGCCCTGCGCGTCCCCGACCTCGCCGCGTCCATCGCCTTCTACACGAAACTCTTCGGCACCGAGCCCGCCAAACTCCGCGACGGCTACGCCAACTTCGCCATCACCGAGCCCCCGCTCAAGCTCGTCCTCATCGAAGGCACCGCGGACGAGGCAACGCGCATGGATCACCTCGGCGTCGAGGTCGAGACGACCGAGGCGGTCCACGCCGCCACCGCCCGCCTGGGCGAGGCCGGCCTGGCCACCGACGTGGAGAACGACACCACCTGTTGCTACGCCCTCCAGGACAAGGTCTGGGTCCACGGACCCGGCCAGGAGCCCTGGGAGGTGTACGTCGTCAAGGCCGACGCCGACTCCCTGGCCAAACAGCAGGGCAGCACCTGCTGCACCGGCACGGCCGAGGCCGACACCGGCGCGAAGGAACCGGTCGCCGCGGGCGGCTGCTGCTGA
- a CDS encoding MFS transporter — translation MTDVRASGAVTGTGVRSRPRAALPALCATQITSWGIVYYAFPVLNPQITASTGWSSSATTAAFSGALLISAVTGIPVGRVLDRQGPRAVMTTGSVLGVIAVLAIASAPNLIAFTAAWLLAGVAMAATFYQPAFAALTRWWGSDRIRALTIVTLAGGLASTAFAPLTATLAEHLSWRSTYAILALILALVTIPAHAFALRGRWPPAPASPSQRDAPSGAVTRSRPFLMLAAALTLNSFAMYAVVIALVPLLIARGASPTAAAWALGLGGAGQTLGRTLYAALASRTGVTTRTVALIMLGGTTTAAFAMVSGPFPLLVGIAVAAGMVRGNLTLLQATAVTDRWGTTDYGRLSGLLAAPATIASALAPFAGAALAGPLGGYPSLFAVLALASAAAALLVLGS, via the coding sequence ATGACCGACGTCCGCGCCAGCGGGGCCGTGACCGGGACGGGGGTCCGGTCACGGCCCCGCGCCGCGCTGCCCGCCCTGTGCGCCACCCAGATCACCAGCTGGGGAATCGTCTACTACGCCTTCCCCGTGCTCAATCCGCAGATCACCGCCTCCACGGGCTGGTCGTCCAGTGCCACGACGGCCGCTTTCTCGGGCGCGCTGCTGATCTCCGCCGTCACCGGCATACCCGTCGGCCGCGTCCTCGACCGCCAAGGCCCTCGCGCTGTGATGACCACCGGTTCCGTCCTGGGCGTCATCGCCGTGCTCGCCATCGCCTCCGCGCCCAACCTGATCGCCTTCACCGCCGCGTGGCTCCTGGCCGGTGTGGCCATGGCCGCCACCTTCTACCAGCCCGCCTTCGCCGCCCTCACCCGCTGGTGGGGCAGCGACCGCATCCGCGCCCTCACCATCGTCACCCTCGCCGGCGGCCTGGCCTCCACCGCCTTCGCCCCGCTGACCGCCACGCTCGCCGAGCACTTGAGCTGGCGCAGCACGTACGCCATCCTCGCGCTGATCTTGGCCCTCGTCACCATCCCCGCTCACGCCTTCGCGCTACGGGGACGTTGGCCGCCCGCACCGGCGTCGCCCTCCCAACGGGATGCCCCCAGCGGGGCGGTGACCCGCAGTCGGCCGTTCCTGATGCTCGCCGCCGCGCTCACGCTGAACAGCTTCGCCATGTACGCGGTCGTCATCGCCCTCGTGCCCCTCCTGATCGCACGCGGCGCGAGCCCCACCGCCGCCGCCTGGGCTCTCGGCCTGGGCGGCGCAGGACAGACCCTCGGCCGCACCCTGTACGCGGCGCTCGCCAGCCGCACCGGCGTCACTACCCGCACTGTTGCCCTGATCATGCTCGGCGGGACAACGACTGCTGCGTTCGCGATGGTCTCCGGCCCCTTCCCCCTGCTCGTGGGCATCGCGGTCGCAGCCGGCATGGTGCGCGGCAACCTCACCCTGCTGCAGGCCACTGCTGTCACCGACCGTTGGGGAACCACGGACTACGGACGTCTCTCCGGGCTGCTGGCCGCGCCTGCCACCATTGCATCTGCCTTGGCTCCGTTCGCGGGAGCCGCGCTTGCCGGACCGCTCGGTGGCTATCCGAGCCTGTTCGCCGTGCTCGCCCTGGCCTCCGCCGCAGCGGCCCTCCTCGTGCTGGGGAGCTGA
- a CDS encoding DUF6233 domain-containing protein, which yields MSALPPDTPRLRAILRYLDEQITDNETVGVYLRLQHDAVSKALARNEGPAAAQPAQTPQESPDALPAFAGGRRGLNATGFAVERQPRAIGPEPARIHTDDCRNAGPTHPITAHDARAALFDPMVQACGFCRPDTELGIDLD from the coding sequence GTGTCCGCGCTACCGCCTGATACACCTCGCCTCCGGGCGATCCTGCGGTACCTCGACGAGCAGATCACTGACAACGAGACCGTGGGCGTCTACCTACGGCTTCAGCACGATGCCGTCTCCAAGGCGCTGGCTCGTAACGAAGGTCCGGCAGCGGCTCAGCCTGCCCAGACGCCCCAAGAGAGCCCAGATGCCCTTCCCGCCTTCGCAGGGGGCCGGCGGGGGCTGAATGCGACAGGCTTCGCCGTGGAGCGGCAGCCCAGGGCGATCGGGCCCGAGCCAGCCCGCATCCACACCGACGACTGTCGGAACGCCGGCCCGACGCATCCGATCACCGCGCACGACGCCCGCGCGGCGCTGTTCGACCCGATGGTGCAGGCATGCGGATTCTGTCGCCCTGACACCGAACTCGGTATCGATCTGGACTGA
- a CDS encoding NAD-dependent epimerase/dehydratase family protein — protein MRILVLGGTWFLGRAVVEGALQRNWQVTTFNRGLSGQAVAGTAAVHGDRMNPGDLQRLAEHGPWDAVVDTSASSLAPRDVLAGATALKDVAGQYVYVSTVSAYQGWPDEPLTESSPVLDGPPDADSEYGKMPEGWDGPDLHYGRQKAGTERAVLAVLGQGGTTIMRPGVILGPGEYVGRLPWWLTRAARGGKIVAPGTPEKTIQPVDVRDVAAFALDRAEASSGGTFNVTAPVGRETMGGFLTACLETTGAPGSLVWAPDELLIEHKVRQWTELPLWRTHAGVWRIDSSGAYAAGLSCRPLAKTVADTWRWMQSGGMPVEHPRWAEHGIDPTKEAKILAALGR, from the coding sequence ATGAGGATTCTCGTGTTGGGCGGTACTTGGTTTCTGGGCAGGGCAGTTGTCGAAGGCGCGCTGCAACGGAATTGGCAAGTGACCACCTTCAACCGCGGGCTCTCTGGCCAGGCTGTCGCTGGTACCGCAGCGGTGCATGGCGACCGCATGAACCCCGGCGACCTGCAGCGACTTGCGGAGCACGGCCCGTGGGACGCCGTGGTGGATACTTCCGCCTCGTCGCTTGCGCCGCGCGATGTCCTGGCGGGCGCAACGGCGTTGAAGGATGTAGCCGGGCAGTACGTGTACGTCTCGACGGTCTCTGCCTACCAGGGATGGCCCGACGAGCCACTGACAGAGTCCTCGCCGGTTCTTGACGGACCGCCGGACGCTGATAGCGAGTACGGGAAGATGCCTGAGGGCTGGGACGGACCTGACCTGCATTATGGCCGTCAGAAAGCTGGCACGGAGCGAGCCGTGCTTGCCGTACTCGGACAGGGCGGCACGACGATCATGCGACCGGGCGTGATCCTCGGCCCGGGGGAGTATGTGGGACGCCTGCCTTGGTGGCTGACCCGCGCAGCGCGCGGCGGGAAGATCGTCGCTCCGGGAACTCCCGAAAAGACGATCCAGCCCGTCGACGTACGGGACGTTGCGGCCTTCGCGCTCGACCGTGCTGAGGCCAGCTCTGGCGGGACTTTCAACGTCACCGCACCGGTGGGGCGAGAGACTATGGGGGGATTCCTTACCGCGTGCCTGGAAACAACGGGTGCTCCCGGAAGCCTGGTGTGGGCTCCTGATGAACTACTCATCGAGCACAAGGTGCGGCAATGGACAGAACTGCCGCTGTGGCGCACTCACGCTGGCGTGTGGCGCATTGACTCCAGTGGTGCATACGCTGCTGGCCTGAGCTGCCGTCCGCTGGCCAAAACCGTGGCCGACACCTGGCGATGGATGCAAAGCGGTGGAATGCCGGTGGAACATCCCCGCTGGGCCGAGCACGGTATCGATCCCACCAAGGAAGCGAAGATCCTCGCTGCACTCGGCCGCTGA
- a CDS encoding DUF6415 family natural product biosynthesis protein → MLMPCGGSASTTADTMVRLVAKLRDWEPLDWDATFDALASVLDCQAPLDDELEELAQRLRGALMQIVTIAVAGLVDEDKEAAVLIARARTLRSVELPGNYWMALGHLRRLGWVTSELVELLSKTGHLKDAA, encoded by the coding sequence ATGTTGATGCCGTGCGGAGGCTCCGCGAGCACGACGGCCGACACCATGGTCCGCCTCGTAGCCAAGCTCCGGGACTGGGAACCGCTCGACTGGGACGCGACCTTCGACGCCTTAGCCAGCGTCCTGGACTGCCAGGCACCTCTGGACGACGAGCTCGAAGAACTCGCCCAGCGCCTACGCGGTGCCCTCATGCAGATCGTCACCATCGCTGTGGCCGGTCTCGTGGACGAGGACAAGGAAGCAGCCGTGCTGATCGCGCGGGCCCGGACCCTGCGTTCCGTGGAACTGCCCGGCAACTACTGGATGGCGCTCGGCCACCTCCGCCGCCTGGGGTGGGTCACCAGCGAGCTGGTGGAACTCCTGTCCAAGACCGGGCACCTCAAGGACGCCGCATGA